TCGACGGCTGCCAGTCCGCGATCGCGACGACCTGCTCCGGCGTGAGGCCTTCTTTTAACGCATAGGCGGGACCGTGCGCTTGCTGGACGTACTCGACGTTATTCAGAATCGCTACGCGGATGACCGCGATCTCCCGGCTCTGGCCGTCGATCTCGGTGCCGTAGCGTACGGCTTGATTCAAATCGAACCAAGCGTTGGCCAGCGCCGGGCTGTGCAGCATCAGGCGATAGATGTTGATCAGCCGCCCGCCGCGCGCGCCTTTGATTTTGGCGATGGAGTCGGCGAGCTCGGGATGTTCGGTTTCTTCGATTAACGGCACACGCGCCATGGTTTACCTCGGTTCAAATCTCGCTGCGCTTGCTCATGCGCAGGGAAAAACCCGGTCGTTGAATGAATACGCTGTTGCGTTCCTTTTGTTTGGCGAGTTGCGCGACCAAGTCCAATAGTGGATTGCCGTTGGCCGCGTAGGTTCGCGCCGGGCCGGCGGCGTACATCTTGTCAACTTCCTCTTTGCTGGAAAAGAAACGCAGTAAAACTTCTTCGTCGTTCTTGCCGCCGTATTTTTTGCGCAGCTCTTGCAGCGTGTCGGTGGGATGCGGCCGGTCGGCGATTTCTTTGGCGCGCGGGCGGTTCAAGATTTTTTCTTTGACGTTCTTGTCCATGAACTCGGCGCCTTCTTTGCCCCAGATGCCCATGGCGTATTCGATGGTCTGGTCGGTGACCTGCTTGTAGCGCTCGCCGACGATCACGTTGATCGCCGCCTGGCTGCCGACGAATTGCGACAGCGGCGTGACCATGATCGGATAGCCGAAGTCGGCGCGCACTTGGGCGGCCTCTTCTAACGTCTGATCGATCTTGTTGTCCATGCCGACGCGGCTCAGTTGATGGCGCAGGTTGGAAATCATCCCGCCGGGGATTTGATGCACGTATTGCGCGTAGTCGTATTCCGGTGTTTTGCCGACGGGCAAGTTTTCCTGCTTGGCGCAGGCTGTGAGAAACTTTGCCGCCTGGCGCAGCGGCGCTTCGTCGATCATCGTCTTGTAGCCAAGCGCGCGCGCGTTCATGGCGACATTGAACAGCGACGGATTGCCCGAGCCGTCGGCGAGCGGCGGGATCGCCGTGTTGATATGGGTCATGCCGGCTTTGATCGCTTCCAAGCAGCACAACGTGCCGAGCCCAGTCGTGCAGTGGGTGTGTAGTTCGACGGTCATGTCACCGGCGGCTTGCAAAATCGCCGGCACCGCGGTCTTGGTGCGCTCGGGCGTCAAAATGCCGCCCGGGTCTTTGAAAATTACCCGGTAGACCTCCAGCGCTTTGGCTTCAAGAATTTTCGCGGCGTAATATTCGTCGGTGTGGCGCGGCGAGACGGTGTAAATTAAATTAATGATCGGTTTCAGCCCGGCGTTCTTCGCTTGCTTGACGCGCCAGGCCCAATCCGCCGCATCGTTCCACGAATCCGAAATGCGCACTTCGCTGACGCCGACATTGGCCATGCAAGTATCGAAGAGTTGATGCAGCGCGTCGGGATAAATCGCGAAGCCGCTGCGCGTGCCGTGGACCAAACGGAGCGGCGTGCGTGTGAATTTCGGGATGATCAACCGATAGCGCTGCCAGGGATCTTCGCGCAGCTCCTTGACGCATTTGGGCAATTCAATCGGGCCGCCGAGCTCGATGGCTTCGAAGCCGGCGGCATCCAATTGTTCGCAGATCGGCGCGATCATGCCGGTGCGGATGTTGTAAGCCCATAAACTCTGGGCGCCGTCGCGGATGGTAGTGTCTTGGAAATAGACTTCGATCATGGGTGTTGGCGAATTCCTTTAACAACTCCATCTTACTTCCTCTCCCTCTGGGAGAGGATAGAGGTGAGGGCGCGCGTTCATGACTTCGATGCCCTCACCCTCGCCCTCTCCCAGAGGGAGAGGGAATCGCAATCGAGAATTGTTATTTTTGTCTGATGCCTGTTCCTATTTAATGATCCGAGTCGCGCGCGCCAGCAGATTGGGGTCGATGGTCACGCCGATCTGTTTCGCCGTTTTGAGATTCACCACCAGCTCGAACCTCATCGGCTGCTCCACCGGTAACTCGGCTGGCTTGGTTCCCTTCAAAATTCTGTCGATGAAATATGCGACGCGCCGGTAGCTCTCCGCGGTGTCCGCCCCGTAGTACATGAGCCCACCCGCTTCTACGGCTTCTGTGGTGCTGCACATCAACGGCAACCGGCTCTTTAACGCAAAGTCCACGATCCGTTTTTGGTTAGCATTTATTAGCGCGGTTCCGAGCACGTAGACTCCATCCGGGCGCTGCTTGTTTTGCGCAGCGAATACCTTCGCGAAACCGTCCGCAGCTCGTACCTCCCAAGGCTGAAGAATCAACTTCAGCGCGCGCACCGCGACTGGGAGAACCTCTTTCACTTCGAGTACACTGGCCGGAGCGGTCGGATCGTAGAGGACCGCAACACGGTTAAGTTTGGCAAGGGCTTCTTTGAACAGCTCCAGCCGCTTCCCGCCTAGTTGTCTGGTAAGGTTTGTAATGCCCGTGACGTTGCCGCCGGGACGCGCAAGGCTTTCAACAAAGCCCGCCTCGACAGGATCGACCCCACGGCCCGTCATAACAATGGGAATTGCCTTGGTCGCATTCATGGCCGCCCGGA
This genomic window from Deltaproteobacteria bacterium contains:
- a CDS encoding carboxymuconolactone decarboxylase family protein codes for the protein MARVPLIEETEHPELADSIAKIKGARGGRLINIYRLMLHSPALANAWFDLNQAVRYGTEIDGQSREIAVIRVAILNNVEYVQQAHGPAYALKEGLTPEQVVAIADWQPSKLFSESQRALLAYTDAMTRAIDVPDNIFADVRKHFSERQAVELTMLIGAYNMLTRFLKALKVDPEPT